The following proteins come from a genomic window of Haloarcula salinisoli:
- a CDS encoding heavy metal translocating P-type ATPase has protein sequence MTENPNAAGDASGDGQRRELTARLVVPEMDCPSCAQKVDKSLQRVDGIVDATLQPTTGTANITYNPDRTSEADVVNAIESAGYEVVGGSDSDNGEQEEEGDGVDIAPPSEVWTSPRAKKTWFGAALVTFGLLFEFLLMTQNVAVASVLDYPLHVADVLFLGAVAASGIPVVRSGYYSAKNRSLDIDLLMGTAIIAATGIGYFVEAATLAVLFSIAELLEDYAMDRARDSLRELMELSPDEATVVRDGEEVTVPADEVEVGETVVVRPGDKIPLDGTVTDGESAVDQSPITGESVPVDKTVGDEVYAGAINEEGYLEVEVTSTAGDSTLSRIIEMVQGAQTKKTDKEQFVDRFSGYYTPVVVVLAILTAAIPPLLIVDPISVDVAGYGFSFAGDWQTWFIRGLTLLVIACPCAFVISTPVSVVSGITSAAKNGVLIKGGNYLEAMGEVDAVALDKTGTLTKGELAVTDVVPIGGTTEDDLLSRAAGLERRSEHPIATAIIARADEAGLADLPDLNAFESLTGKGIRGQIDGETYYAGKPALFEELGFDLARARRETDGGVVAEEAAESDDGAFAEGTLAALEREGKTVVLVGTESELLGAIAIADEVRPASKRAVQRLQELGVERVVMLTGDNEGTARAIAEEVGVDEYRAELLPEEKVDAVEELQTEYGEVAMVGDGINDAPALATAEVGIAMGAAGTDTALETADIALMGDDVGKLPYLYELSHTANGVIRQNIWASLGVKALLAVGVPIGLVSVAVAVVVGDMGMSLGVTGNAMRLSRIEPDRSYDT, from the coding sequence ATGACAGAGAATCCGAACGCAGCGGGGGACGCGAGCGGGGACGGCCAGCGACGGGAGCTGACCGCTCGCCTCGTCGTTCCCGAGATGGACTGTCCGTCCTGCGCCCAGAAGGTCGACAAGAGCCTCCAGCGCGTCGACGGCATCGTCGACGCCACGCTCCAGCCAACGACCGGCACGGCCAACATCACGTACAATCCAGATCGCACCAGTGAGGCCGACGTGGTCAACGCGATTGAGTCCGCCGGCTATGAGGTCGTTGGAGGGTCAGATTCCGATAACGGTGAGCAAGAGGAGGAGGGCGACGGCGTCGACATCGCGCCGCCGTCGGAGGTCTGGACGAGTCCGCGCGCGAAGAAGACGTGGTTCGGCGCGGCACTCGTCACGTTCGGCCTCCTCTTCGAGTTTCTCCTAATGACACAGAACGTCGCGGTGGCGAGCGTCCTCGATTACCCGCTTCATGTCGCCGACGTCCTGTTCCTCGGTGCCGTCGCCGCCAGTGGCATCCCTGTTGTCCGCAGCGGGTACTACTCCGCAAAGAACCGGAGTCTCGACATCGACCTGCTGATGGGGACGGCGATAATCGCCGCGACCGGCATCGGTTATTTCGTCGAGGCGGCGACGCTGGCCGTCCTATTCAGCATTGCCGAGCTGCTCGAAGACTACGCGATGGATAGGGCGCGGGACTCCCTGCGCGAGCTGATGGAGCTGTCGCCCGACGAGGCGACCGTCGTGCGCGACGGCGAGGAAGTCACAGTGCCCGCTGACGAGGTGGAGGTGGGTGAGACCGTGGTCGTCCGCCCCGGCGACAAGATCCCGCTCGACGGCACGGTCACCGACGGCGAGAGCGCGGTCGACCAGTCGCCGATCACCGGCGAGAGCGTTCCCGTCGACAAGACGGTAGGTGACGAGGTGTACGCCGGCGCCATCAACGAGGAGGGCTACCTCGAAGTCGAAGTCACGTCGACGGCGGGCGACTCGACGCTCTCGCGCATCATCGAGATGGTGCAGGGCGCACAGACGAAGAAGACCGACAAAGAGCAGTTCGTCGACCGCTTCTCGGGCTACTACACGCCAGTCGTGGTCGTGCTTGCAATCCTGACCGCCGCCATCCCGCCCCTGCTCATCGTCGACCCCATCTCGGTCGACGTGGCCGGGTACGGGTTCAGCTTCGCCGGCGACTGGCAGACGTGGTTCATCCGCGGACTCACCTTGCTGGTGATCGCCTGCCCGTGCGCGTTCGTCATCTCGACGCCGGTATCCGTGGTGTCGGGCATCACCAGTGCCGCAAAGAACGGCGTCCTGATCAAGGGCGGCAACTACCTCGAGGCGATGGGCGAAGTCGACGCCGTCGCGCTCGACAAGACGGGGACGCTCACGAAGGGCGAACTCGCCGTCACCGACGTCGTCCCGATCGGCGGAACCACGGAAGACGATCTGCTCAGTCGTGCTGCCGGGCTGGAGCGGCGCAGCGAGCATCCCATTGCCACGGCGATCATTGCCCGCGCCGACGAGGCGGGTTTGGCCGATTTGCCCGACCTGAATGCCTTCGAGAGCCTCACCGGGAAGGGTATCCGCGGGCAGATCGACGGCGAGACGTACTACGCGGGCAAGCCCGCACTCTTCGAGGAGTTGGGTTTCGACCTGGCTCGGGCACGCCGCGAGACGGACGGTGGCGTCGTGGCGGAAGAGGCGGCCGAGTCCGACGATGGGGCGTTCGCTGAGGGCACGCTCGCTGCACTGGAGCGTGAAGGCAAGACGGTCGTCCTCGTCGGAACGGAGTCGGAGTTGTTGGGTGCCATCGCCATCGCCGACGAGGTACGCCCGGCCTCGAAGCGAGCCGTCCAGCGCCTGCAGGAGCTTGGTGTCGAGCGCGTCGTGATGCTGACCGGCGACAACGAGGGCACCGCGCGGGCCATCGCCGAGGAGGTCGGCGTTGACGAGTACCGTGCCGAACTTTTGCCAGAGGAGAAGGTCGACGCCGTTGAGGAGTTGCAGACGGAGTACGGCGAGGTGGCGATGGTCGGCGACGGTATCAACGACGCGCCCGCGCTCGCCACCGCGGAAGTCGGCATCGCGATGGGTGCAGCTGGCACCGACACCGCACTCGAGACCGCCGACATCGCGCTGATGGGCGACGACGTCGGGAAACTGCCGTACCTCTACGAGCTGTCACACACCGCCAACGGTGTGATCCGGCAGAACATCTGGGCGAGCCTCGGCGTGAAGGCGTTGCTTGCCGTCGGTGTGCCGATCGGGCTCGTCAGCGTCGCCGTCGCTGTCGTCGTCGGCGACATGGGAATGAGCCTCGGCGTCACCGGGAACGCGATGCGGTTGTCACGGATCGAGCCCGACCGGTCCTACGACACCTGA
- a CDS encoding helix-turn-helix domain-containing protein — translation MRELVFALEYEPGCNRVADALADHPDARVRSLSLHATAEQLWRVDHASGSPDALDAIEDAFLTSDYYADCLATEDCSATQTTRVLDSTDDTLVLYSDWERTPTCASVPHIARDHLGDGVLFETRHEGRHYTWRLIHSGEGDMAAFFDALKVAVGDCAQMEMLRTAETTASMGGADEKHGVLSPEQEAALQAAVEHGYYESPREVDVGTLAEHLDVPRSTLTYRLRRAEEHLAKQHVAGEQSPEETPATR, via the coding sequence ATGCGCGAACTCGTCTTCGCCCTCGAATACGAGCCGGGGTGTAACAGGGTCGCGGACGCCCTCGCCGACCATCCCGACGCCCGCGTCCGCTCGCTCTCGCTGCACGCTACTGCCGAGCAGCTCTGGCGAGTCGACCACGCCAGCGGCAGCCCGGACGCACTCGACGCCATCGAGGATGCCTTTCTCACCAGCGACTACTACGCCGACTGTTTGGCTACCGAGGATTGCAGTGCAACCCAGACCACCCGCGTCCTCGATAGCACGGACGACACGCTAGTTCTCTACTCCGACTGGGAGCGAACCCCCACCTGCGCGTCCGTCCCCCACATCGCCCGCGACCACCTCGGTGACGGCGTGCTGTTCGAGACTCGTCACGAGGGCCGCCACTACACGTGGCGGCTCATCCACTCCGGAGAGGGCGACATGGCCGCGTTCTTCGACGCCCTCAAAGTCGCCGTCGGAGACTGCGCTCAGATGGAGATGCTCCGAACCGCGGAGACGACGGCGTCGATGGGGGGAGCTGACGAGAAGCATGGCGTCCTGTCGCCGGAGCAGGAGGCTGCACTCCAAGCAGCCGTCGAACACGGGTACTACGAGTCGCCCCGAGAGGTCGATGTCGGCACGTTGGCCGAGCATCTCGACGTGCCGCGGTCGACGCTCACCTACCGACTCCGTCGGGCGGAAGAACACTTGGCGAAGCAGCACGTCGCCGGCGAACAGTCGCCCGAAGAGACCCCGGCAACACGCTGA
- a CDS encoding arsenic resistance protein, with protein sequence MTRLSKQWVQHNQVGIYFVAVLLAIGVGLGLPSASSLLEPFINPVLAVLLYVTFLEIPFVQIRRAFRNARFMAAALGINFVVVPVVVFGLTQFLPQEPVILVGAFMVLLTPCIDYVITFTELAGGDAEQITAATPALMLIQLLLLPLYLWLFMGQQVAEFIEAGPFIEAFVVIIALPLTLAWATEYWAERSSRGAQWQDTMGWLPVPMMGVTLFVVIASQLPRVQDSIGQIASVVPVYVAFLVIMPLLGRFVAGVLGMETGESRALVFTSVTRNSLVILPLALALPSGYALAPAVVVTQTLVELTGMVVLTRVVPAWLVPATPLLTG encoded by the coding sequence ATGACACGACTCTCGAAACAGTGGGTTCAGCACAATCAAGTCGGTATCTACTTCGTTGCCGTCTTACTAGCGATCGGAGTCGGCCTCGGACTTCCAAGCGCGAGCTCTCTCTTGGAACCGTTCATCAATCCCGTGTTGGCTGTCCTGTTGTACGTCACGTTCCTCGAGATACCGTTTGTCCAAATCCGGCGGGCCTTCCGGAACGCCCGGTTCATGGCGGCTGCGCTCGGGATAAACTTCGTGGTCGTGCCGGTCGTCGTATTTGGCCTCACGCAGTTCCTGCCACAGGAGCCGGTGATTCTCGTTGGCGCGTTTATGGTGTTGTTGACGCCGTGTATCGACTACGTCATTACGTTCACCGAACTTGCCGGCGGTGACGCCGAACAGATTACTGCCGCGACTCCGGCGCTGATGCTCATCCAGTTGTTGTTGCTCCCGCTGTATCTCTGGCTGTTCATGGGCCAGCAGGTGGCCGAATTCATCGAGGCAGGGCCGTTCATCGAGGCGTTCGTCGTCATCATCGCGCTGCCACTGACGCTCGCATGGGCGACCGAATACTGGGCGGAGCGCTCCAGCCGCGGCGCACAGTGGCAGGACACGATGGGGTGGTTGCCGGTCCCGATGATGGGGGTGACGCTGTTCGTCGTGATCGCCTCTCAGCTGCCTCGCGTGCAGGATTCGATCGGACAGATCGCGTCGGTCGTCCCCGTCTACGTGGCGTTCTTGGTCATTATGCCGCTGCTCGGTCGATTCGTGGCGGGCGTGCTCGGGATGGAGACTGGCGAGAGCCGGGCGCTCGTGTTCACCTCTGTCACCCGGAACTCGCTGGTCATTCTGCCGCTGGCGCTCGCGCTACCGTCCGGGTATGCGCTCGCACCAGCGGTTGTCGTTACCCAGACACTCGTTGAACTGACGGGTATGGTCGTCCTCACGCGAGTCGTCCCGGCGTGGTTGGTGCCGGCGACCCCTCTTTTGACGGGGTAA
- a CDS encoding DUF7405 family protein: MTKRGISRREFAKSAVAIGGTAALSACLDRFGAPDIPSGTDPSTLPARQHAWDQFSATDDAGNTRLASHHVLLLLDYNDDGTPTESDRTQVSDALQSLERAVGWETEGLMFTLGYSPAYFDRFDTDLSGVDLPEPEALAEFEDPELDTPDALLHLASDHESVVLEAEEALKGNRDMINDHEMATSFDGILSQSDRRTGFVGAGLPAENQEVEGIPDSQPVPDDAPLFMGFKSGFDGNQASEDRVTIDEGGFTGGATQHLSRIRLHLQQWYEQDSRDQRVSKMFCPAHAEEGRVEGVGENLGTDSGIEDCAENVVESSRSEGVVGHSQKLSRAREDESPRLLRRDFDSTDGGEAGVHFLSLQESIADFVETKAMMNGTEVAKESAVGQEVNNGILQYMTVERRGNYLLPPRDLRALPPANPS; encoded by the coding sequence ATGACCAAACGTGGTATCTCCAGACGGGAATTTGCAAAGAGCGCCGTGGCAATAGGTGGAACAGCCGCACTCTCAGCCTGCCTGGACCGGTTCGGTGCCCCGGACATCCCATCGGGAACGGACCCGTCAACCCTACCGGCCAGACAACACGCTTGGGACCAGTTCTCGGCAACTGATGACGCCGGCAACACGCGGCTCGCCAGTCACCATGTGCTCCTACTCCTGGACTACAATGACGACGGGACACCCACTGAGAGCGACCGGACGCAGGTCAGTGACGCCCTACAGTCCTTGGAGCGGGCTGTGGGTTGGGAGACCGAGGGGCTCATGTTCACACTGGGCTACAGCCCGGCCTACTTCGACCGGTTTGACACAGACCTCTCGGGAGTGGACCTCCCGGAGCCGGAGGCACTCGCGGAGTTCGAGGACCCCGAACTGGACACGCCTGACGCCCTTTTGCATCTTGCAAGCGATCACGAGAGCGTTGTTTTGGAGGCCGAAGAGGCTCTGAAGGGGAACCGGGACATGATTAATGACCATGAGATGGCAACCTCTTTCGACGGAATCCTCAGCCAGTCCGACCGTCGGACGGGCTTCGTCGGGGCCGGACTTCCCGCGGAGAATCAGGAGGTCGAGGGTATCCCCGACTCCCAACCGGTCCCAGACGACGCCCCGCTGTTCATGGGATTTAAATCCGGCTTCGACGGGAATCAAGCAAGCGAGGACCGGGTGACTATCGACGAGGGGGGATTTACAGGAGGGGCGACCCAGCATCTTTCCCGCATTCGTCTACACCTACAGCAGTGGTATGAGCAGGACAGCCGCGACCAGCGCGTCTCGAAGATGTTCTGTCCAGCTCACGCCGAAGAGGGCCGTGTCGAGGGTGTCGGGGAGAATCTGGGCACCGACAGCGGTATCGAGGACTGTGCCGAGAATGTGGTCGAGTCCAGTCGAAGCGAGGGAGTGGTGGGACACTCACAAAAGCTCTCGAGGGCTCGGGAAGATGAAAGTCCCCGTCTGCTACGGCGTGATTTTGACTCAACAGATGGTGGAGAAGCCGGTGTCCATTTTCTCTCACTGCAAGAATCCATTGCGGATTTCGTCGAGACAAAAGCGATGATGAACGGGACAGAAGTGGCTAAAGAGTCTGCAGTTGGTCAGGAAGTTAACAACGGGATTCTGCAGTACATGACGGTTGAGCGGCGAGGAAATTACCTTCTCCCACCCCGAGACCTACGGGCGCTCCCACCGGCCAATCCCAGCTGA
- a CDS encoding iron transporter translates to MNRRRFLAGAGLTGVSILAGCGSLQNQSTRSPPLVENRPDGTYLPTHREGMEMAGMAEAGDYMVGLTYSFPHRFWTVTGTNAEQVTIQDADSMHLMATVWDPETNLVLPVSAGLSINIAQDGETVAEKPPWPMIAQNMGFHYGDNYQLSGDGTYEITVTVSGMNERRLGSFSERFGQSGEMSVQFDFEQSVLEDLTFEQFPERQGNRAALDLMNMEKIPTSQLQTADSLPGQLIGTASGSDEVYVASWLSDAGFLGEDESYLAISVRTPYNRIPLPMMSLDGVVEANGETVYDDTLSAAIHPDLGYHYGATVPATTDSLSITVDTVAPPQVSRHEGYETAFMTTPTLSF, encoded by the coding sequence ATGAACCGTCGCCGATTCCTTGCCGGTGCTGGGCTGACCGGTGTATCGATACTCGCCGGCTGTGGATCGTTGCAGAATCAATCTACACGCTCTCCGCCGCTTGTCGAGAACCGACCCGACGGTACCTACCTTCCAACACACCGAGAAGGTATGGAAATGGCCGGCATGGCAGAGGCAGGTGACTATATGGTTGGCCTGACATACTCGTTCCCTCATCGCTTTTGGACCGTAACTGGTACCAACGCTGAACAGGTCACGATACAGGACGCTGACAGTATGCATCTGATGGCCACCGTCTGGGACCCCGAAACAAACCTTGTTCTCCCTGTCTCGGCTGGGCTCTCGATTAACATCGCACAAGATGGAGAGACAGTGGCAGAAAAGCCCCCGTGGCCTATGATTGCCCAAAACATGGGTTTTCATTATGGAGACAATTACCAACTCAGCGGAGATGGAACATATGAAATTACTGTCACGGTAAGTGGGATGAACGAGCGCCGCCTGGGTTCATTTTCCGAACGTTTTGGACAATCGGGTGAAATGAGTGTGCAGTTTGACTTTGAACAATCGGTACTTGAAGATCTTACGTTCGAACAATTTCCCGAGCGGCAGGGGAACCGTGCAGCGCTGGACCTGATGAACATGGAAAAGATTCCCACTTCCCAGCTCCAGACAGCTGACTCGCTCCCCGGACAATTAATAGGGACTGCAAGTGGTAGCGACGAAGTTTACGTGGCGTCGTGGCTCAGTGACGCTGGGTTCCTCGGTGAAGACGAGTCCTATCTGGCGATATCGGTTCGGACACCATATAACCGGATTCCATTACCAATGATGTCGCTTGACGGCGTCGTTGAGGCCAACGGTGAGACAGTGTACGACGATACTCTTTCAGCGGCCATTCATCCTGATCTCGGGTATCACTACGGTGCAACCGTTCCCGCGACAACAGACTCCCTATCAATTACTGTCGACACTGTCGCGCCACCGCAGGTATCCCGCCACGAGGGATACGAAACCGCATTTATGACAACACCAACCCTTTCATTCTGA
- a CDS encoding PQQ-binding-like beta-propeller repeat protein codes for MRRRTALGLVVVFVALAALVGVGLGLAGGGELTEQWVSDTPRDNRVNHHAVGVGPDGEVIIAPVAEVPNSDTPITNTSCALVRLDPGDGSTMWRTGVPADACFTHALTEPAIEDVDSDGTLEVIVSSTEDAVVAYSATNGSEEWRVSLPTYGYGRPTVANVTPAAGREIVTSDIEGNVAVVRGNGTVVWRVALNDTRWSRASVWEEPVVEDVDGDGTLEVFLGTSRGPVLLSADGGVEWQRNGSATTIASAQVDDDPAVELFTTGTSELRAYDGETGDTEWSRDLTNTRIKTATDGDGDGTPELYVGQSGRFLALDAATGETEWSTTVSDSDDATATAPVTGDVDGDDQQEVVGVLNTGRVAVLDADSGSELAVYERDVPVWTFPTVRDIDGDGAAEILVRYGDGRVVSLDYSSSGLIR; via the coding sequence ATGCGACGTCGGACGGCTCTGGGTCTGGTCGTGGTGTTCGTGGCGCTCGCTGCGCTCGTTGGCGTCGGGTTAGGGCTCGCAGGCGGCGGTGAGCTCACGGAGCAGTGGGTGAGTGACACGCCCCGGGACAACAGGGTCAATCACCACGCCGTTGGTGTCGGACCCGACGGAGAGGTTATCATCGCTCCGGTGGCGGAAGTCCCGAACAGCGACACGCCCATCACGAATACATCCTGTGCGCTCGTCCGACTTGACCCGGGGGACGGCTCAACGATGTGGCGAACAGGTGTCCCGGCCGATGCCTGTTTCACGCACGCCCTGACCGAACCGGCCATCGAGGACGTCGATAGCGACGGTACGCTCGAAGTCATCGTCTCTTCGACAGAGGACGCTGTCGTCGCCTACAGCGCGACCAACGGCTCTGAGGAGTGGCGAGTGTCACTACCGACGTACGGCTATGGCCGTCCAACAGTGGCGAACGTCACCCCGGCTGCCGGGAGGGAAATCGTAACGAGCGACATCGAGGGGAACGTCGCAGTCGTCCGTGGAAACGGAACTGTCGTGTGGCGCGTCGCGCTGAATGACACGCGCTGGTCCCGGGCAAGCGTCTGGGAAGAACCTGTCGTGGAGGATGTCGACGGAGATGGGACGCTGGAGGTGTTCCTCGGGACGAGCAGAGGCCCTGTCCTCCTCAGTGCTGATGGGGGAGTCGAGTGGCAGCGGAACGGCTCCGCGACAACCATTGCCAGCGCGCAGGTCGACGACGACCCGGCAGTCGAACTGTTCACCACTGGCACGTCGGAGCTGAGAGCATACGATGGTGAAACCGGAGATACCGAGTGGAGTCGAGATCTCACGAACACACGAATCAAGACGGCGACCGACGGGGACGGCGACGGAACCCCTGAACTCTACGTCGGCCAATCCGGCCGATTCCTCGCACTCGATGCAGCGACGGGCGAAACCGAATGGTCGACGACGGTCTCGGACAGCGACGATGCGACTGCGACAGCCCCAGTGACAGGTGACGTCGATGGCGACGACCAGCAGGAAGTCGTCGGCGTATTGAACACAGGACGGGTTGCCGTCCTTGATGCCGACTCTGGGTCAGAACTCGCGGTCTACGAGCGCGACGTCCCCGTCTGGACGTTCCCGACGGTCCGCGATATCGACGGCGACGGCGCTGCTGAGATACTAGTTCGGTATGGAGATGGCCGAGTGGTCAGCCTCGACTATTCGTCGTCGGGCCTGATTCGTTGA
- a CDS encoding twin-arginine translocation signal domain-containing protein: MPKRQTTPDPKQLTESTPTRRWLLKGAAGVAAGTAFGPATSGPLPDRTRY; this comes from the coding sequence ATGCCAAAGCGACAAACAACCCCTGACCCGAAACAACTGACAGAGAGTACTCCGACCCGACGGTGGCTCCTCAAAGGCGCGGCCGGAGTGGCGGCGGGGACAGCATTCGGCCCAGCTACCAGCGGCCCACTTCCCGACCGAACTCGATATTGA
- a CDS encoding cbb3-type cytochrome c oxidase subunit I: MAVGDLVLTGVMAVLLVSIMALLMRVENWRSYTPLAGGGAATDENAPIVNREKPAGIIRWLTTVDHKDIGLLYGLYGVIAFAVGGIMAMLIRVQLITPGGAILGTSAYNSILTSHGITMLFLFGTPIIAAFANYFVPLLIGADDMAFPRINAIAFWLLPPAALLIWAGFFLAPVTENMIEPAQTAWTMYAPLSVEQQNPGVDFMLLGLHLSGVAATMGAINFIATIFTERGDDINWANLDIFSWTILTQSALILFAFPLLGSAIIMLLLDRNLSTTFFTVEGGGPLLWQHLFWFFGHPEVYILVLPPMGLVSLILPKFSGRKLFGFKFVVYSTLAIGVLSFGVWAHHMFSTGMDPRLRASFMAVSLAIAIPSAVKTFNWITTMWNGRLRLTTPMLFCVGFVSNFIIGGVTGVFLAAIPVDLVLHDTYYVVGHFHYIVMGAIGFAVFAGIYYWFPIFTGRMYQRKLGKAHFWLSMIGTNITFFAMLALGYLGMPRRYATYAFDGAIAPLAQVTTFQQLATVGAFILLVGQLIFVWNLVQSWLEGQKIENGDPWNLERDGMLNKEWTWFDRKLETAVTDGGEDEE; encoded by the coding sequence ATGGCAGTAGGAGACTTGGTACTCACAGGAGTGATGGCTGTGCTTCTTGTCAGCATTATGGCCCTTCTGATGCGTGTTGAAAATTGGCGGTCGTACACACCGCTAGCTGGGGGTGGGGCCGCAACCGATGAAAACGCTCCTATCGTTAACCGCGAGAAACCCGCTGGTATCATCCGGTGGCTGACAACTGTGGATCATAAGGATATCGGACTGCTGTACGGGCTATACGGAGTCATCGCCTTTGCCGTCGGGGGTATCATGGCGATGCTCATCCGCGTCCAACTAATCACCCCAGGTGGGGCGATTCTGGGGACAAGCGCTTACAACTCTATCTTGACGAGTCACGGCATCACGATGTTATTCCTGTTCGGAACACCCATCATCGCAGCCTTCGCGAACTACTTCGTTCCCCTGCTCATTGGGGCCGACGACATGGCGTTCCCGCGTATCAACGCCATCGCGTTCTGGTTGCTCCCGCCTGCCGCGCTACTTATCTGGGCGGGATTCTTCCTGGCACCGGTCACTGAGAACATGATAGAGCCGGCACAGACCGCCTGGACGATGTACGCACCGCTGTCGGTTGAACAACAGAATCCTGGGGTGGACTTCATGCTACTGGGACTCCACCTATCTGGAGTCGCGGCGACAATGGGTGCGATTAATTTTATCGCGACCATCTTTACTGAGCGGGGTGACGATATCAACTGGGCGAACCTCGACATCTTCTCGTGGACCATCCTCACCCAGTCGGCACTCATCCTCTTTGCCTTCCCCCTGCTGGGCAGCGCCATTATCATGCTATTGCTCGATCGTAATCTCTCAACGACGTTCTTCACCGTGGAGGGCGGCGGCCCACTGCTGTGGCAACACTTGTTCTGGTTTTTCGGTCACCCCGAGGTGTACATCCTCGTGTTACCGCCGATGGGGCTCGTGAGTCTTATCCTGCCGAAGTTCTCGGGTCGTAAACTATTCGGATTCAAATTCGTTGTCTACTCCACGCTCGCCATCGGCGTCCTTTCATTTGGTGTCTGGGCCCACCACATGTTCTCAACAGGGATGGATCCGCGACTACGGGCCTCTTTCATGGCAGTCTCACTCGCAATCGCGATACCGAGCGCAGTGAAGACATTCAACTGGATCACAACAATGTGGAACGGCCGCCTGCGCCTAACCACCCCAATGTTATTTTGTGTTGGTTTCGTCTCAAACTTCATTATCGGTGGCGTTACCGGTGTCTTCCTCGCCGCCATCCCGGTTGATTTGGTGCTGCACGACACTTACTATGTTGTTGGGCACTTCCACTACATTGTCATGGGTGCTATTGGCTTTGCGGTGTTTGCAGGAATCTACTACTGGTTTCCAATCTTTACAGGGCGGATGTACCAGCGGAAGCTTGGGAAAGCCCACTTCTGGCTCTCGATGATCGGAACCAATATTACGTTCTTCGCAATGCTGGCACTTGGCTACTTAGGAATGCCACGCCGGTACGCCACCTACGCGTTCGATGGTGCCATTGCACCGCTAGCACAGGTTACTACGTTCCAACAACTTGCCACGGTCGGTGCATTCATTCTGCTTGTCGGGCAACTCATCTTTGTCTGGAACCTCGTGCAGTCCTGGCTAGAAGGGCAGAAAATTGAGAACGGCGACCCGTGGAACCTCGAACGTGACGGCATGCTCAACAAGGAATGGACTTGGTTCGACCGTAAACTGGAGACAGCTGTTACTGATGGTGGTGAAGACGAAGAATAG
- a CDS encoding CPBP family intramembrane glutamic endopeptidase translates to MATTPRERPRLQSAIAVVAAFGLGAGGLLLGFVLLVLATTGIRLATDISLSGFGFLVLSLIFIQGIGCAGVALSYYKLRPVITPRVRSLFNIAGDGQPFYIPVAVPSLRQVGMVFAGYVAAIGWVMFSGIIMTAIQNIRGQEIQTGSNAAAELGRSNPEVLLLLIPASILFIGPGEELLFRGVVQGRIRERFSRVPGIIIPSLFFAALHFVALVGGSLLGNLVVVSILFGTTTVFGVAYEYTDNIVVPSLIHGLYNATLFTLLYVSLTLSDELTQQVLLSFQAL, encoded by the coding sequence ATGGCAACCACGCCACGCGAGCGGCCTCGACTGCAGTCAGCTATCGCAGTGGTCGCCGCATTCGGGCTCGGGGCCGGGGGTCTCTTACTCGGCTTTGTATTACTTGTGCTGGCGACCACGGGTATCCGTTTGGCTACGGACATCTCATTGTCTGGATTTGGATTTCTCGTTCTCAGCCTCATTTTTATTCAAGGCATCGGCTGTGCTGGGGTGGCTCTGAGTTACTACAAGCTGCGACCAGTCATCACACCCCGCGTCCGGTCACTCTTCAACATCGCAGGGGATGGACAGCCGTTTTATATCCCAGTCGCTGTTCCGTCGCTACGCCAAGTTGGTATGGTGTTCGCAGGCTACGTTGCGGCCATCGGCTGGGTTATGTTTTCGGGCATCATTATGACTGCAATTCAGAACATCCGCGGCCAAGAGATTCAGACGGGGAGCAATGCTGCCGCAGAGCTTGGCCGCTCCAATCCCGAAGTGCTTCTACTGTTAATTCCCGCGTCGATTTTATTCATAGGCCCGGGTGAGGAGCTTCTTTTCCGTGGTGTCGTCCAAGGACGTATCCGTGAGCGGTTCAGCCGTGTACCCGGCATTATCATTCCCTCGCTTTTTTTTGCAGCGTTACACTTTGTTGCCCTTGTGGGTGGCTCGCTACTGGGTAACTTGGTTGTTGTGAGCATTCTTTTTGGGACCACAACGGTGTTCGGAGTCGCCTATGAGTACACCGACAACATCGTTGTCCCATCACTGATACACGGCCTCTACAACGCGACGCTTTTCACCCTCCTATATGTCAGTCTAACACTGAGCGACGAGCTAACACAGCAGGTTCTTCTCAGCTTCCAAGCATTGTAA